TAAAGAAACAACACaagaaaatattcaaataaGTATTGGGTTTGCAAGAACATTTCTTCAGACCACttgatcataaaataaaattctccaaatgctGTCGCATTCATAAGAAAGTAAAAATACTTGTAAAGCAATTCTTTTAATGATTAATGAATGGCCGACGTTGGACAtgtcaactcaataaataagtTGATCGTAAACCGTCCAATATTTATTTGGATAaagataaatattattgatttgaGCTAAATAATGAATTATAATCTTACCACTTTTCCTAATGcaaacttatttttatttatctgttttgcttttatagtttttttttatcaccaaatcaaattaataaaagtTTTTACTATAACTAAATGTATAGCcaagttttattttttcattaattgtacgttttaaaaaaaatttggagAGCAACAATTTATGTTTggctaataattttttaaaaattaatctttTTTCATTATTAGATCAACAATTTGTGTTACCCCAATGTTTCAAAGTGTTTCTCGTAAAGAACTATCTTTTAGCTTATGAAAAACGGTATACATTGCTATTCATTAACACTCATTTTTTTCTACTAAAGCTTAACCAAACATCTTAATTCTAAAAAATGAgcatttctaaaaaaaaaaacacttttttgCTCCCTATATAAACCTGACCAAACAAGCTATAACttaaattataaccaaaatGATCAACTAATATATATATCCAGCTTAAGCTTCTACATCTAAACGGATTGAACAAGTTATATTTTTATGACTATAATCACACCACGAAATGATACGTACAAATTTGGAATTTTCCATGCCGTCCAGAAAAGCAGTCCAATCCTCtctctcttttatatatatatatatttcaatttgGATTTTTACGAATTCATCTCTTTTggccacaaaaaaaaatattttttttttttaaaaagattgcAATTTTCAAACAGGACGGAGAATCTCAACAGGGGACTTTTGGGGGCATTTGACTTTTAGGATTTCTTAGAGTATATTATTATTCAATTAAAAAATGGGTGTGTCATGGGTGCAACAACTAATTTGCAATTTGATTTTCCACTCCTTTAATTGTCCTCTCCCTCATGATTCGTTCTGATCatcccccctctctctctctctttctttgttttcttcttcctttcatCTATTCAATTACAAGAAAAATAGCATATTCATGAATTCTGTAAGTTTCTCTCTTttccattttcttttgtttttatcaTGAATTCCCTATGCCTCTGAACGTGAACGTTCTTGAATTTGTTGTATGCTATTGAATACGATGGAATATAATGAGATTCAAGAATATGTAAAAATCCAAAACCCCGACCCCCACATTTCTCCTGGAATGAATTAGACGTTAGGAAAAATTGTTTCAAATGTATATGATTGTTATGTTAATATATGGCATGGCTAAGACCAACCTTATTTGCCTTTATATTACCAATTGCCTTGCTGTATTTGATTCACCAACAAGCTTTTGTGTATTTTTTGCTTGATTTTTATAGCGAGATGGAGCATGTTTAGTTAAGAATCTATATCACATTTCGGTTTAacaaatatgttttattgattgtTCATCGAAAAGATTGGAAGAAAATCACATGTTGGAGTTGTTTGACTTAACAAGAAGTTCTAAGGGAAAAAAGACGAGCCTTTTGACATATATCAAAAAGTACCTAGCCTTAGAATTGGTGTTTTAAACATGTCGTGTCATTTCTATAGCTTTAACATGTCATTGTaagtaaaatgagaaaaaagtttcattctttttgaaatagaCTGAAAAATTATAGTACATTAATTTACCCAAAGGAACATAAAGAAAGGCTATTGTTTGCGTATGGTTAACTTACATTTCTCTGTTTTTGATACCATTTTCAGCAAGAGAAAGGTCGGCCATTGCCGAAATTCGGGGAGTGGGATGTAAATAATCCGGCCTCGGCAGATGGATTCACTGTCATATTTGCTAAGGCTAGAGATGACAAGAAGGCTAATAGCAGTGCAGCACCAACACAAACGCCCAGGAATGACTATGCATATGGACAACCTAACCCTTATCAGCAAGAACCCagggtatatatacatacccTCAACTACTAAATCTTAGTAAAAGTTCTTCCTTTTGTGCTACAAGCATTCAAAAACATTACATTTTAGAGTTAAGGTCTAGTTGTTGTTTTTACTACTTGTTGTCTCGTATCACCCTATTTTCTTACTATCCTGTTGTTGTTATTGCATATGTCTTCATAAATGTTGTGTTTTTTGCTTTCCTTGTGCTGAGGGTttattggaaacaacctctctatcctctccagaccccacttgtgggtaTATACtgtatatgttgttgttgtttggctAGTTGTTGTTGCTTACATATTTGTCAGGAGTTCCTTTTAAGTTTGGTTCTAGACTTGTCTGTCAGTGTAGGAAAAAATGTGAGATTCACGAACAATTTTATTCTAGGTTATAGTTGTCTTGTGGTGACATGATATGTATTTGAATTGCATTTCTTGGAAACTAGAACCAGATCTATTGAAACTTAACGAAAAATAGATATACCACGAACGTCATGTTCAATGTTTGTTAGGAGTCTTTGTAATCTTGTTAGTAGGATGTGTAAAGAATTTCTGATGTTAGATATATAATCTAATTATTGAACGTTCTAAAGATACATGTTCATCGTACAGTACTCAGACTCCAACTAGTTTAGTATTGATGgtaattgatttgattgaatcGATTCTAACGTCTACTATGTATGCAGAAAAAAAGGTTTTGCTGTTTCTGAAAGCAGGATGTTTCGGTGGCTGTGAATTATGAGACTTTTAGGCCATCGTATATTGCAGTACAAATGATCTGCCAAGTGGGAGAATGGGTGCTGCAGCTTCTGTTTGTATTTTACTCTATTGGTTGTTGTTGCAtataaggttttcttgaagtctCTCTCAATAGTAGTCTACTCCCCAATATATGTATCCAGGGGAATCGTCGATCAACTTTCACAAACACGCTAATGTATTGTACTCCACAAGCATAGTCGATCACTCTGTCCATTTTTATCACTTCTCTCATACAACATGATCACTACACTGAATGATATATCTTTTATGCGCTCTGTCCTCTGAGCAAATTTTCAATGCGTGGTTTTACTTGCGCAATTTGAATATTTGAACGTTCTGCAGCTACATGGATTATGTATCTTGTACATTATAATGATGAAACTTGCCTCTTGACTCCATCAGGGTTGGCTGCTAGTAGAGAAGGAAGTCATTTTTAggatattatatattatacacTTGTTATAAAGATTAACATGTTGCCTTAGCTAACCAACAAGAGAGTTGTCGTAAAGTGGTAAGTACTCCTTCATCATTAACCAAAAAGGTCTcgggttcaagtccctttggatACGGAGTTGCCTTTGTTAGAGAGTGCTTTACCCCTTGAACTTTCCGGTGCGAATCCAAATTTAGTCGGACTCCAATGTGAGTACCGAACACTGGGTgggaaactaaaaaaaaaatgttgcgGTAGGTCAACTTAATATAATGATATACGCTGTCAgtttacaaaaataattaacctcaaaagaaaataagtatcTCCCTCTCTCTGATAGTTCATGACAACTTACTCAAGGTTGGTATAACTTATAACAAGGACAGTAGCCAGAGGATACAGGTGGGCGTTCTGACTGTTCGGATTGAATATGAAAACTTCGATTTGCGGACAAAAGAACTAAAATCTGAATTCGTTCCAAATAAATTGGATTGGATAGGTTTTCTTAAGTTCAGTTTTGAACTTtggttattttgaatttttgattttgaGCTAATAAGttgagtttctttcttcttaaAAAAATGAACATCCTGACAAAGTATTCACGTCAAATTACCTTAATAGTTTCTCAATTTCACCACAATTAtccaaataaaatattcattcaAGCAATTAACCATTATCAAGAAAATTCCTAatctaaataaagtaaaatcatgTCTAGATAAATCATGCTACTGTCAATCATTATTCAATATTCTTTATAAGATCTATGAaatttaaacatcaattaatatatTCCCTCAAGTATCCAGTGCCACAACTTctcaaatgaaaataaaaaatacaatcaCAGCATCTCAGTTTGCACTATTTATTACTACCTAATAGAGAttgtaaatttaattttagtataatagaATATATTGATTATTGAGTAGTTTATCAGGTAATTAAACTCAGTATTAAGTGTATGAGCTTATGTCTAATCagtagaaataaataaaaaaagcatAACAAGTATCCAAAAACTTTCTAACTATACCCGGGAGAGTCGCAATGAAAACTTTCTAACTTTTAGAATGATACCCTTAAAAGTATCAATAGTCAATTTGAAATGTGAATCACCTCATGACAc
The sequence above is a segment of the Solanum dulcamara chromosome 11, daSolDulc1.2, whole genome shotgun sequence genome. Coding sequences within it:
- the LOC129874989 gene encoding protein NOI4; protein product: MNSQEKGRPLPKFGEWDVNNPASADGFTVIFAKARDDKKANSSAAPTQTPRNDYAYGQPNPYQQEPRKKRFCCF